The sequence below is a genomic window from Clostridium sp. BJN0001.
AAATGAAGGGATGGTATTTATGAATTTTTTTAGAAGATTTATGCAGGGACGTTATGGATTTGATGCACTTTCGTTAGGTCTTTTATTCATGTGTGCGCTTATATCAATGATTGTAAAGATTCTGCCTGAAAGTCTGAATTTTTTATTATCGTTATCATTTATTCCATTAATATTTTATTTTTATCGCATATTCTCAAGAGATATTTATAAAAGAAGAAT
It includes:
- a CDS encoding zinc-ribbon domain-containing protein, coding for MNFFRRFMQGRYGFDALSLGLLFMCALISMIVKILPESLNFLLSLSFIPLIFYFYRIFSRDIYKRRMENEKFLKKINSYIMHIKKERFLLRDRKIYKYFKCPNCKQKLRIPRGQGKVTITCPKCKHTFKGKA